In one Bos mutus isolate GX-2022 chromosome 19, NWIPB_WYAK_1.1, whole genome shotgun sequence genomic region, the following are encoded:
- the LOC102268797 gene encoding CMRF35-like molecule 6 isoform X1 has translation MGGSLNMECRYQEEFIDDNKFWCTSRCLWKTVETRESAREVRGGCVSIRDHPASLTFTVTLESLREEDAGTYWCGIDVLSTFDPIFEVEVSVIPAPATATSPERSTGSPGSPTTLPVPTWSTASAQETLYPGQPPRPPLGSAHFLLLVFLKVPLLLGMRGAALWVHRPRRS, from the exons ATGGGGGGATCCCTGAACATGGAGTGTCGGTACCAGGAGGAATTCATAGACGACAACAAATTCTGGTGCACATCCCGATGTTTGTGGAAGACTGTGGAGACCAGAGAGTCAGCGAGAGAAGTGAGGGGGGGCTGCGTGTCCATCAGAGACCATCCTGCAAGCCTCACCTTCACAGTGACCTTGGAGAGCCTCAGAGAGGAGGATGCGGGAACGTACTGGTGTGGGATCGATGTGTTATCTACATTTGACCCCATCTTCGAGGTGGAGGTGTCCGTGATCCCAG CCCCTGCTACAGCCACCAGCCCCGAGAGGTCCACGGGCTCCCCAGGCTCTCCCACGACCCTGCCAGTGCCCACCTGGAGCACCGCATCTGCTCAGGAGACCCTCTATCCCGGCCAACCTCCTCG GCCCCCGCTGGGCAGCGCCCACTTCCTGCTGCTGGTCTTCCTGAAGGTGCCCCTGCTCCTGGGCATGCGCGGTGCTGCCCTCTGGGTCCACAGGCCCAGGAGAAGCTGA
- the LOC102268797 gene encoding CMRF35-like molecule 6 isoform X2: MGGSLNMECRYQEEFIDDNKFWCTSRCLWKTVETRESAREVRGGCVSIRDHPASLTFTVTLESLREEDAGTYWCGIDVLSTFDPIFEVEVSVIPAPATATSPERSTGSPGSPTTLPVPTWSTASAQETLYPGQPPRYF, from the exons ATGGGGGGATCCCTGAACATGGAGTGTCGGTACCAGGAGGAATTCATAGACGACAACAAATTCTGGTGCACATCCCGATGTTTGTGGAAGACTGTGGAGACCAGAGAGTCAGCGAGAGAAGTGAGGGGGGGCTGCGTGTCCATCAGAGACCATCCTGCAAGCCTCACCTTCACAGTGACCTTGGAGAGCCTCAGAGAGGAGGATGCGGGAACGTACTGGTGTGGGATCGATGTGTTATCTACATTTGACCCCATCTTCGAGGTGGAGGTGTCCGTGATCCCAG CCCCTGCTACAGCCACCAGCCCCGAGAGGTCCACGGGCTCCCCAGGCTCTCCCACGACCCTGCCAGTGCCCACCTGGAGCACCGCATCTGCTCAGGAGACCCTCTATCCCGGCCAACCTCCTCG gtATTTTTAG